Within the Pengzhenrongella sicca genome, the region CCTCGGACTCCGAGAGCATCGCGAGGATCAGGTAGTACGCGTGCGGGATGCCTGCGGTCCGCTGGAGCTGGCGGTCGAGCACGGCCTGCAGGTTCCCGGTCATCGTGATGAGCGCGCGCCAGGCCGCCTGCTGCTCGGGCGTCAACCACCGGGTCTCGGTCACCCGATCATCGTAGGTGCCGCCGGGGCCGGCGCACGGTCACCGTCGCGACGCCACGGCGCCGGCGCCGAGGCACCGGCGCCGGGGCGCCGTCGATCTGCCCGCCGGGTCAGTGCCCGCCGAGCGTGACGATCGAGCCAGGGCCCGTCAGGACGTTCGTCGAGACGTACAGGCGCCCGCGCGCCCACTCGAGCCCGGCGGGTTCGGTCAGGCTCGCGAACGGGGTCACCGTGCCGTACCGCGAGACGGCCGACACCTGCCCGCCGAACAGCTCGGCCACGTACATCGTGCCGTTCGGCGCGATGGCCAGCCCGGTCGCGCCGGCGAACCCGGTCGCGACCAGCTGGACTGCCCCGGTCTGGGGGTTGACGCGGTACAGGGACCCGTTGGCGCCGAGGCTGCCGTCCTCGGGCCCGCCGGGCAGCGACGTGACGTAGAGCTTGCCGTCTGGGCCGATCTCGACGTCGGTCGGCACCGGCTCGAGGATGAAGTCCGCGCCGACGACGCACGCGTCGATCCCGAGCGCGGCCGCGGCCTCCGCGGTGACCTGGACGGTCTTGCCCGGCAGCACGGCGACCGTGCTCACCCGGCCGCGGTAGTCGATCTTGAGCAGGGCATTGCTGCCGGCGTCGGCGACGTAGGTGCCGTACCTGCCGATCGCCGCCCCGTACGGGTGCGAGTCGATCAAGCCGGTGTAGGACTGCAGGAAGGGCGGGACGAGCGCGGCGCACTCCGGGGCCAGCCCCTGGAACCCGTAGGTGGACCCGGCGTCCGG harbors:
- a CDS encoding ScyD/ScyE family protein, producing MRRSTTTAAVASLATAGLLALGTIPAAAAAQPPDPLARHNVFRALGADDAAAAKRGGNHHSPAPGPKDPVTVAEGLAGPLSFAVGGRSTLYVGQAFSGALTVLAKGKDPIDLVSSPGTDIAAVAVDHGGLTWAESVFGEEGVLSAVVKHRTKRGVVSDRADLLAYELANNPDAGSTYGFQGLAPECAALVPPFLQSYTGLIDSHPYGAAIGRYGTYVADAGSNALLKIDYRGRVSTVAVLPGKTVQVTAEAAAALGIDACVVGADFILEPVPTDVEIGPDGKLYVTSLPGGPEDGSLGANGSLYRVNPQTGAVQLVATGFAGATGLAIAPNGTMYVAELFGGQVSAVSRYGTVTPFASLTEPAGLEWARGRLYVSTNVLTGPGSIVTLGGH